The following are encoded together in the Syngnathus typhle isolate RoL2023-S1 ecotype Sweden linkage group LG5, RoL_Styp_1.0, whole genome shotgun sequence genome:
- the LOC133153780 gene encoding zinc finger protein 462-like produces MTSDNGMQKEDADDDTMHNQDAHQEQPHKPPFQCSRCPLEFTSEVFLLEHLGHVHGDGPDFNNHAKKDFPQNTPESSHHILKTDPRDNHLEDDDENLTADITKKPETETMAVSANHHGEETKDDEEEHSISTSRVTLNLSRDLKTYKKPVQTSTASKYFTVADNQPDSEPEDQSKNQSKDQSDESNDLAPVLIDISHKHTYLQEDSLYLGLMRPIIETPPPKGKKTSDADKTEATDKKELSFEVSEDDEDKNVSPPTYSCKHCNHKDGSLKHLSFHYHQNHPYVRSNSDYIRDENDRSATFRCLVCPVEFPKENDLRSHYGDKHAGSLDIFNLGIEGIHLAYKCFTCTFITNALETLKEHYKDRHPAASAPNPLMFLKYVSAPCREDPSPVKTPALENPEPNIALYQCNRCPFRHRSVIVVQVHYQKNHPEESVTIDKIKRQAAVAQSKRPQCLNSETETEDQVHVLEAQPELSVSEKVGESSEAQTKCDEKVTGDKVTSSKHGEVKGTSEALTKNKDKVLETSSPEKVRKRSNVVMKSKKVKLFKAQSQSVLPEKVDPPAERNNGVDPEQTHHQAEDLVQNGLAGTTSRDSNGSKLEELTPKCKSSTSNLYARPENLFFCYKCNYGNPSIKGVMVHQFRTHDKLRTTSEAIVTYTTKLLNSLEKSVAQAENQSFSPLLPLPILNKGDEHTFFCHFCHYRRSTVSKVVQHYAKRHNDCVATPKQIQSYTFRTLELLQRTDVGEGRQAKKFKQPAPQKNKSLQCKSCLYKTHNPNLFRLHVRKCQRGNHSGSGVLKVYLKQANVQAGYQCDLCTFSHKKSSVLYKHYRQEHPESRSSLDFITTRLKEGHASSHLKKNSRIKREPDESHAGGQSETKTFSCRACSFKASSVILIREHYRAVHPWCLKEDGVVPGVDGGQKKSSGKNKDDGQESSGCFDDYQIPLEMPGVSPKGAKSAPKSPLPKDGDRKESEHGVEEETHMHVFKCPYCTYVNTKHQGVLTHCQMRHSSLQSRANSLYVDEAHFDDWNQKHEGQEGDASHFRGYMCQLCPQTHETEKKLRRHHERDHGETSPAAAAAASDEQKMPKSATYKIKMTLFRCQQCSYSCSNKMAFERHMRLKHKSPAFQVCRYTCVLCSNSYFKKKRLGSHYQNKHGQEAYLKHFLPLIEQTPDDAPPRPAVQAASKSKRLVYKCPLCPYVNSRPHGMATHCQMMHPDLPVRVNEFERGEVLISSNYQAGTNNKRGYLCSLCEAICMSLKKLAIHCSKKHSGSSKQETSQDGDSQAPAVEADPKTLQRAANALYRCSLCSYSSVIRKRLAAHYTNRHGKKAFHKHFVPLYLRKVNKVPSSPEAPENAPEGEELLYKCQLCEYRTWARRYLTYHYNKTHQLDVGTRDRLLMAYNKRKRPIRQDPPPDWELSPQDGEQTAASTQCKKCSDLSFDSPQLLLAHYCASHDVERRRDFTVIHPAGRNTGVYRCNRCRKTLNGIKKLSRHLDRHREKSAAKVMAKKTTGTPLEKVKSNALDATAEGLPGCSAPPDQEPPPLSRIIATSPQKAGEHEQADAASLSEIYACSQCQRTFKSRNGVRTHERSHQALAAIKKLPASLSQLNLNKYLLHKPGTIRPFQCSICFYRTNLMGLWNNHLLKKHLDIVIETCDDQQENSTATQSADGDATHLGCGVMSWAKTNKGCTKDWYLEPPEVQRQLSHFSLMAQKGASAAMPAARRMDSGGYFRCENCSFFCEDMPTMRRHYLSRHGRKMFTCKDCDFFTGLKRAMRVHMDTDHSTFQKEVPPSDCLRCPFCLYQSNNKNNMIDHVLLHREERVVPMEVRRPKLSRYLQGLVFRCHVCTYASASADNLRSHSAKHQRVKPYRCRLCYFDCARLDELEAHLCAKHQVMRNHELVGQVSLEQLENVKLNERPEYEETQTSTPENAQDVSRHVKETDGGKPTEKLKSDFENHLRDMAAVKQEHQNDPAPLESKDAESREEKEEEEKVEWSPNKGEEKAHLSKLQTLNNEAHVENGILRHTLDQESGSPSSSHGEQLRSDIAESSGNVAKKTPKRETLAPLLGHSLETSQDDKAHKRKICEGLKEEEMNVEEGRDCENQKKRLKMEDTCTRQDGDMSELKGVHVTFPCNLCGRNLQSEEELKRHASRHGM; encoded by the exons ATGACCTCCGACAACGGTATGCAAAAAGAAGACGCTGATGACGACACCATGCACAACCAAGATGCCCACCAAGAACAGCCCCACAAGCCGCCGTTCCAGTGCAGCCGTTGTCCACTGGAGTTCACGTCCGAGGTCTTCCTACTGGAACATCTCGGTCACGTCCACGGCGATGGTCCAGATTTTAATAACCATGCCAAGAAAGACTTTCCCCAAAACACCCCGGAAAGCTCACATCACATTCTTAAAACCGATCCCCGTGATAACCACCTCGAAGATGACGATGAGAATTTGACAGCTGATATAACCAAAAAGCCAGAGACTGAAACAATGGCCGTGTCAGCCAATCATCATGGTGAAGAAACAAAAGATGATGAAGAGGAACATTCAATTTCTACCTCAAGAGTGACTCTTAACTTGTCCAGAGATTTGAAGACCTATAAGAAACCAGTACAAACCTCCACTGCCAGCAAGTATTTCACTGTCGCCGATAACCAACCAGACAGTGAGCCAGAAGACCAATCAAAGAACCAATCAAAAGACCAGTCAGACGAGTCAAACGACCTTGCTCCTGTCCTCATCGACATATCTCACAAACATACTTACTTGCAGGAAGACAGCCTCTATCTTGGCCTGATGCGCCCTATTATCGAAACACCCCCGCCGAAGGGCAAGAAAACATCCGACGCGGACAAGACGGAAGCGACGGACAAGAAGGAGTTGTCCTTTGAAGTAAGTGAAGATGACGAAGACAAGAACGTCAGTCCGCCCACCTACAGCTGTAAGCACTGTAACCACAAAGACGGCAGCCTCAAACACTTGTCTTTCCATTACCACCAAAACCACCCGTACGTGCGCTCCAACTCCGACTACATCCGAGACGAGAACGATCGGAGTGCCACCTTCCGCTGTCTGGTGTGCCCCGTCGAGTTCCCGAAGGAAAATGACCTGAGGAGCCACTATGGCGACAAGCATGCGGGCTCCCTAGATATTTTCAACCTGGGAATCGAGGGCATCCACTTAGCGTATAAATGTTTCACCTGTACGTTTATCACGAACGCTTTGGAGACGCTTAAAGAACACTACAAAGACAGGCACCCCGCAGCCAGCGCGCCAAATCCGTTGATGTTCCTCAAGTACGTGTCGGCTCCGTGCCGAGAAGACCCGTCGCCCGTCAAGACCCCCGCTTTAGAAAACCCAGAGCCCAACATAGCTTTGTACCAATGCAACAGATGCCCGTTTCGTCACAGGTCGGTCATCGTCGTACAAGTCCACTACCAGAAAAATCATCCGGAAGAAAGCGTCACCATAGACAAGATAAAACGACAGGCCGCCGTCGCGCAGAGTAAAAGGCCGCAATGTCTGAACTCGGAAACGGAAACCGAGGACCAAGTTCACGTCCTTGAAGCTCAGCCGGAGTTGTCTGTGTCTGAAAAAGTTGGCGAAAGCTCCGAAGCTCAAACGAAATGCGACGAAAAGGTCACAGGAGACAAGGTGACGTCGTCAAAACACGGAGAAGTCAAAGGAACGTCCGAAGCGCTGACAAAAAACAAGGACAAAGTCCTCGAAACGTCTTCACCTGAGAAAGTCAGAAAACGCTCCAATGTTGTCATGAAAAGTAAGAAAGTTAAACTCTTCAAAGCTCAGTCTCAATCTGTCCTCCCCGAGAAAGTCGATCCTCCGGCGGAGCGAAACAACGGCGTTGACCCGGAACAAACGCATCATCAAGCCGAGGATCTCGTCCAGAACGGTCTGGCCGGAACAACCTCGCGCGATTCCAATGGGTCTAAATTGGAAGAACTGACACCAAAGTGCAAATCATCAACTTCAAACCTTTACGCGCGTCCTGAGAATTTATTTTTCTGCTATAAGTGCAACTACGGGAATCCCAGCATCAAAGGAGTCATGGTCCACCAGTTCCGAACACACGATAAACTCCGGACCACCAGCGAAGCCATCGTGACTTACACCACCAAGCTTCTCAATAGTTTGGAGAAATCGGTAGCGCAAGCCGAGAATCAGTCCTTCTCCCCCTTGCTGCCTCTTCCCATCTTGAACAAGGGTGACGAGCACACCTTTTTCTGCCACTTCTGCCACTACCGACGGAGTACCGTCTCCAAGGTGGTCCAGCACTATGCCAAGAGACACAATGACTGCGTAGCCACGCCCAAACAGATCCAATCGTACACGTTTCGGACTCTCGAGCTGTTACAGAGGACGGACGTCGGCGAGGGGCGGCAAGCCAAAAAGTTCAAACAACCGGCTCCCCAGAAAAACAAGAGCCTCCAGTGCAAGAGCTGCCTTTACAAGACGCACAACCCGAACCTTTTCCGACTGCACGTACGCAAGTGCCAGCGAGGGAATCACTCCGGTTCGGGGGTTTTAAAAGTCTACCTCAAGCAAGCCAACGTGCAAGCCGGCTACCAGTGCGATTTGTGTACGTTCTCCCACAAGAAATCCAGTGTGCTGTACAAACACTACCGCCAGGAACATCCGGAGAGCAGGTCCAGCCTGGATTTCATCACCACCCGCTTAAAGGAAGGTCACGCGAGCTCTCATTTGAAAAAGAACAGTCGGATCAAACGAGAGCCAGACGAAAGCCACGCCGGCGGGCAGAGCGAGACCAAGACGTTCTCGTGCCGAGCGTGTTCTTTCAAAGCGAGCTCGGTGATTTTGATCCGGGAGCACTACCGTGCTGTGCACCCTTGGTGCCTGAAGGAAGACGGCGTGGTGCCCGGCGTGGACGGCGGCCAAAAGAAGTCCAGCGGCAAGAACAAGGACGACGGGCAAGAATCGTCCGGATGCTTTGACGACTACCAGATCCCTCTGGAGATGCCGGGCGTGTCGCCCAAAGGCGCCAAATCAGCGCCAAAGTCTCCGCTCCCGAAAGACGGCGATCGCAAAGAGTCGGAACATGGCGTGGAAGAAGAAACCCACATGCACGTCTTCAAGTGTCCGTACTGCACCTACGTCAACACCAAGCATCAGGGGGTCCTCACCCACTGCCAAATGAGGCACTCATCCCTTCAGTCCCGAGCCAACAGCCTCTACGTGGACGAGGCGCACTTTGACGACTGGAACCAAAAGCACGAGGGCCAGGAAGGAGACGCGTCACACTTCCGAGGCTACATGTGTCAACTCTGCCCGCAGACCCACGAGACGGAAAAGAAGCTGAGGAGACACCACGAGCGGGACCACGGCGAGACCtcgccggccgccgccgccgctgcctcgGATGAACAGAAAATGCCCAAAAGCGCCACGTATAAAATCAAGATGACACTTTTCAGGTGTCAGCAGTGCTCGTACAGCTGCAGCAACAAGATGGCGTTTGAGCGCCACATGCGCTTGAAGCACAAAAGTCCCGCCTTTCAGGTGTGTCGCTACACTTGCGTCCTGTGCTCCAATTCCTACTTCAAGAAGAAGCGTCTCGGCAGCCATTACCAGAATAAGCACGGCCAGGAGGCCTACCTGAAACACTTTTTGCCGCTCATCGAGCAGACCCCCGACGACGCCCCCCCCCGACCCGCGGTCCAGGCCGCGAGCAAGAGCAAACGGCTCGTCtacaagtgtccgctttgccccTACGTCAACTCGCGCCCGCACGGCATGGCCACGCACTGCCAGATGATGCATCCCGACCTCCCCGTCCGGGTCAACGAGTTCGAGCGGGGCGAAGTGCTCATCAGTAGCAACTACCAGGCGGGCACCAACAACAAGCGAGGCTACCTGTGCAGCTTGTGCGAGGCCATTTGCATGTCGCTCAAGAAACTCGCCATCCACTGCTCCAAGAAGCACTCCGGAAGCTCCAAACAGGAAACCTCCCAAGACGGGGATTCTCAGGCACCGGCGGTCGAGGCCGATCCCAAAACGCTTCAAAGGGCCGCCAACGCTTTGTACAGGTGCTCACTGTGTTCTTATTCGTCGGTGATCCGCAAACGCCTGGCGGCGCATTACACCAACCGACACGGAAAGAAAGCCTTCCACAAACACTTTGTCCCGCTCTACCTACGCAAGGTCAATAAAGTCCCGTCTTCTCCGGAAGCGCCCGAGAACGCCCCGGAAGGTGAGGAACTGCTCTACAAATGCCAGTTGTGCGAGTACAGAACCTGGGCGCGCCGCTACCTGACGTATCACTACAACAAGACCCACCAATTAGACGTGGGAACGAGAGATAGGCTGCTGATGGCGTACAATAAACGCAAAAGGCCCATCCGTCAGGATCCTCCCCCAGACTGGGAGCTAAGTCCGCAAGATGGCGAGCAGACGGCCGCCTCCACTCAATGCAAAAAGTGCTCCGACTTGTCCTTTGACTCGCCCCAGCTCCTGCTCGCCCACTACTGCGCCAGCCACGACGTGGAACGCCGAAGAGATTTTACCGTCATCCACCCGGCGGGCCGCAACACGGGCGTTTATCGCTGTAATCGCTGTCGCAAGACCCTGAACGGGATCAAGAAGCTGAGCCGCCATCTGGATCGGCACCGGGAGAAGAGCGCCGCGAAGGTCATGGCTAAAAAGACGACGGGGACGCCGCTCGAGAAGGTCAAATCG AACGCTTTGGACGCAACAGCGGAGGGTCTTCCGGGCTGTAGCGCGCCTCCAGATCAAGAGCCCCCCCCTTTAAGCCGCATCATCGCGACGTCTCCTCAGAAAGCCGGTGAGCACGAGCAAGCGGACGCCGCGTCGCTAAGCGAGATTTACGCCTGCAGTCAGTGCCAGCGCACCTTCAAGTCACGCAACGGTGTGCGAACGCACGAGCGCAGCCACCAGGCGCTTGCGGCCATCAAGAAGCTGCCGGCCTCACTCTCACAGCTCAA TTTGAACAAGTATCTTCTCCACAAGCCTGGAACTATCCGTCCTTTCCAGTGCTCCATTTGCTTCTATCGTACCAACCTGATGGGCTTGTGGAACAACCATTTGTTGAAAAAACATCTCG ACATCGTGATTGAAACCTGTGACGACCAACAGGAGAATAGCACGGCGACTCAGAGCGCGGACGGCGATGCTACACATTTAGGCTGCGGAGTCATGAGTTGGGCCAAAACGAATAAAGGATGCACCAAAG ACTGGTACCTGGAACCCCCGGAGGTGCAGCGTCAGCTGAGCCACTTCAGCCTGATGGCTCAGAAGGGAGCTTCCGCCGCCATGCCGGCAGCACGGCGGATGGACAGCGGCGGCTACTTCCGCTGCGAGAACTGCTCCTTCTTCTGCGAGGATATGCCAACCATGCGGCGACATTACCTCAGTCGACACGGCAGGAAGATGTTCACCTGCAAGGACTGCGACTTCTTCACCGGCTTAAA ACGAGCCATGAGGGTGCACATGGACACGGACCATTCCACGTTCCAAAAAGAAGTTCCTCCGTCGGACTGCCTGCGCTGCCCCTTCTGCCTCTACCAGAGCAACAACAAGAACAACATGATCGACCACGTCCTGCTGCACCGCG AGGAGCGTGTCGTTCCCATGGAGGTGCGGCGGCCCAAGCTGTCGCGTTACCTGCAAGGCCTGGTCTTCCGCTGCCACGTGTGCACGTATGCCAGCGCCAGCGCCGACAACCTGCGCTCGCACAGCGCCAAGCACCAGCGCGTCAAGCCCTACCGATGCCGCCTGTGCTACTTTGACTGCGCCAGGCTGGACGAGCTGGAGGCCCACCTGTGCGCAAAGCATCAG GTGATGAGGAACCATGAGCTTGTGGGGCAGGTCAGCTTGGAGCAGCTGGAGAACGTGAAGCTCAACGAGAGACCGGAATACGAGGAGACGCAGACGTCCACCCCTGAGAACGCCCAAGACGTTTCCCGCCACGTGAAGGAGACAGATGGCGGGAAACCCACAGAGAAACTAAAGAGTGACTTTGAGAACCACCTCCGAGACATGGCCGCTGTTAAACAGGAGCATCAAAATGACCCTGCCCCACTTGAGTCCAAGGACGCCGAGAGCcgagaagaaaaagaggaagaggagaaggtgGAGTGGAGCCCCAATAAAGGCGAGGAAAAAGCCCACCTCTCAAAACTGCAGACACTGAACAACGAGGCACACGTGGAGAACGGCATCCTGCGGCACACACTGGACCAGGAGAGCGGGTCACCGAGTTCCTCGCACGGCGAACAACTACGCTCAGACATTGCGGAAAGCTCGGGAAATGTGGCCAAGAAGACTCCCAAGAGGGAAACCCTGGCCCCGCTTCTGGGCCACTCCTTGGAGACGTCCCAAGATGACAAAGCCCACAAAAGGAAGATCTGTGAAGGACTAAAAGAGGAAGAGATGAATGTAGAAGAAGGAAGAGACTGTGAAAACCAAAAGAAGCGGCTCAAGATGGAGGATACTTGCACACGGCAAGACGGCGACATGTCTGAGCTCAAAG GTGTCCACGTGACATTCCCTTGCAACCTTTGCGGACGAAACCTCCAAAGCGAAGAAGAGCTGAAGCGCCACGCCTCTCGCCACGGAATGTAG
- the coq2 gene encoding 4-hydroxybenzoate polyprenyltransferase, mitochondrial, producing the protein MTSPPPTRATMLPPKFTRWGTLIAFRMSQWGPTRCSGLCTLPKGEEPQPRTLRPSIRKSGSSFIAHGRRAFSVSAATIVNASPAPVQPYLRLMRLDKPIGTWLLYLPCTWSIALAAEPGCLPDLGMLALFGTGAVLMRGAGCTVNDMWDKDFDEKVARTATRPIARGDISRLQALVFLGGQLSLALGVLLCLNYYSIALGAASLTLVLTYPLMKRITYWPQLVLGLTFNWGALLGWAAVRGVCDWSVCLPLYFSGVMWTLIYDTIYAHQDKEDDIKVGVKSTALRFAEQTKPWLSGFTAAMMAGLVTAGIHAEQTGPYYAILAAVTVHLARQISTLDIDKPEDCWKKFVSNRNLGLLLLLGIIAGNLWKERRETISL; encoded by the exons ATGACCTCCCCGCCTCCCACCCGAGCCACCATGCTCCCACCCAAATTCACACGCTGGGGCACGCTCATTGCATTCAGGATGTCCCAGTGGGGTCCCACCCGCTGCTCCGGCCTTTGCACGCTCCCCAAAGGAGAAGAGCCGCAGCCCAGAACGTTACGGCCCAGCATTCGTAAAAGCGGCTCATCATTTATTGCTCACGGAAGGAGAGCGTTCAGTGTGTCTGCAGCGACGATTGTGAACGCGTCCCCAGCTCCTGTCCAGCCGTATCTACGCTTGATGAGGCTGGACAAACCAATCG GCACCTGGCTGCTGTACCTTCCGTGCACTTGGAGCATCGCCTTGGCTGCTGAGCCGGGCTGTCTCCCTGACTTGGGGATGCTGGCCCTGTTCGGTACGGGCGCCGTGCTGATGCGTGGTGCCGGCTGCACTGTCAACGACATGTGGGACAAAGATTTTGACGAGAAG GTGGCTCGGACGGCCACGCGGCCCATCGCGCGTGGCGACATTTCCCGCCTGCAGGCTTTGGTGTTCCTGGGAGGACAGCTTTCGCTTGCTCTCGGCGTGCTTCTCTGTCTCAACTATTACAG TATTGCTCTGGGCGCCGCCTCTTTGACCCTTGTGCTCACATATCCGCTAATGAAGAGGATCACTTACTGGCCCCAGCTGGTGCTCG GTCTGACCTTCAACTGGGGGGCGCTGCTGGGATGGGCCGCCGTCAGAGGAGTCTGCGATTGGTCCGTGTGTCTGCCCCTCTACTTCTCCGGAGTCATGTGGACGCTCATCTACGACACCATTTACGCACATCAG GATAAGGAAGATGACATCAAAGTGGGCGTCAAGTCGACAGCGCTTCGTTTCGCCGAGCAGACCAAACCTTGGCTGAGCGGCTTCACGGCGGCCATGATGGCGGGCTTGGTGACGGCGGGGATCCACGCTGAGCAGACCGGCCCATATTACGCCATCCTCGCTGCAGTCACCGTTCATCTAGCGCGCCAG atttccaCTCTGGACATTGACAAGCCGGAGGACTGCTGGAAGAAGTTTGTATCCAACAGGAATCTTGGACTCTTACTACTTTTAGGAATCATTGCTGGTAACCTGTGGAAAGAAAGGCGGGAAACAATCTCGTTGTAA